The Halichondria panicea chromosome 6, odHalPani1.1, whole genome shotgun sequence genomic sequence AAGACAatgagcatgcatgctgcatgactataataattatatagtcttaGCCACATGCACCCtatataacgcggagtgtttcacgccaACATTTTTGTgtcatgtatatagtatatatgtatatatagtcatgcagcatgcatgctcatTGTCTTGACTGCCATACTAGTGGatcactataccgtatagcgcaaagttttcgaggcacttacatttttgcagtgcacttgcaacagaaaattgccaaacagcaaaaccacaattagaTTGCCATGCAGATATGAATTTCATTTTCATTATTATTAGGGCCAAACTGAAGCTAATACACATGCCCATGATATCATGATAAATATTTACATATATACAGGCAGGGATGGTGCCAAAagtcaaaattaatggctgcacgctgcactatatatatgccttgcagctctcttctcactcttgcagctaccagtATAggtagcgttctagtgcaaagctaactactaagtagagtagcaacactccatagacaagttttgctacgcactcttttgaaaaggctgcaacggcattccaagtaagcataaaactcgagaaccaagcattattttgcaaatccacaaattaaaatccaagaaaacatgactatagaaactcttacttgcactttattcaGATACTGGCATACATCACATGACTCTAGTATACGGTACAACAGCTAGCAAAGGGCTCGATTCACTAAgtgagtacatgcacacacacatgcacacgtacCTTAACTACAGCAGCTTCGTGCATAGTGATACAGTTATCAGGATCCTTTGAGAGCTGGTGTAGAGCACAGGCAGTGGAGCGATGGACATCCAGGTCAGGTGACTTGAGATAGGAGACAAGTGGAGCTACTGCCTCCGCCTCTCCAAATGCAACACGATTGTTACGCCATGTACAGCACCTATAAACATAACATAAGTCAATCACTTGGAAAATTGTGCAGGAAAATTCATTTAGAGAGCTATACAGAACATAAAATTACGAGCCCTCAAAAATAGCTACCAAAACAGCTGAAATTCAGAAAAAAGCACAAGgcgattatataattatagccttcgTATTTGTGCTACAGTGTATTGCACTAGTAGTGTACTGTCTGTACCTGGCCATGGCATCAGCAAGGTGACGTCGGAGGTGGTCATCTGTCTATGCAGGGGGAGGGGAACTAAGTAATTTGTTGCATTTTTAATATAGTATGTAGTTCAACAATCACACTGCTACACTTACTGTATGGGTCAGTTTGGCCAGTAGTGGTACCACACCGTGGTCAGTGATGACTCCTAGGTTCTCCTCATTCTTGGCAATCTTAGCAAtggctgcacacacactagccAGGGCCTCGTGGTCAGGGGACTTCAACAGCCCTACTATGAGCTCCAATCCTCCCACAAATGATCGTACCAATTCACCAGCATCCTTGGCATTCTCAATACATGGACAAATAGCCCATGCAGCACACGCTTGGACCTACGTGAAAAGAGAGGTAGTAATAAAAGAAAGAGCAGCAGTTACATACGTACACATGTTCACTGCACAGATATTGACATATATTTATTGGTTTATACGTTTGTGAACGGTAGCAATCAATGTGTTATAAGGTCAGTGTTGTGTGCTTACATCATCATTGGGTGATTTTAGTAGAGACCACAGCAACCGTACTCCATCTTGTTTGTCAATCACACTAGGTAGGTAAGTATATGAgagcaaacataattatactagtgcTTAATCACTAGCCCTACAGCTGTGTAcccagtgggaccacactgtaCAACACTAGTCAACCACTATCTCTACAGCTGTGTACCCAGTGGGTCCACACTGTACACTGGTCAACCACTAGCCCTACAGCTGTGTAcccagtgggaccacactgtaCAACACTAGTTAACCACTAGCCCTACAGCTGTGTAcccagtgggaccacactgtaCAACACTAGTTAACCACTAGCCCTACAGCTGTGCACCCAGTGGGTccacactgtacactagctacttACAGCTGTGTACCCATTAAAAGTATAATTTTGTGTTGAGGTTGCAtgaccatcataattatgtcataactTCGCTATAcctcactgaaattcaaagttttaTATACcgttggattccttgttaaaaaacgcttctatctataataCTATAGAGCTGATAaactccaaccagctaaaagttagcattttccatagAAGTTCTTGGCATATttgtcaaccacataaagccataattgacGAGTAATTTCTGGGCTGAACTCACAGGAATACACTTTAGTCAACCACTATATGTAGCTACCCTACAGTGTATACAGGAATAGTCAACCACTATATGTAGCTaccctacagtgtacacaggaATAGTCAACCACTATATGTAGCTaccctacagtgtacacaggaATAGTCAAccactataccgtatagcgcgaaatttttgaggcacttatatttcgtggattggcctctaaaagccatttcgttgcacaatgttcgcggaatgactgcttaccggaagccacgcctttaaatcttgcacgttatgcaggtaaagaacgattttcgtggacttaatttttgtgtaggattgctaacccacgaaatccacgaaaattaagcccctcgaaaatttcgcgctatacggtatgtagctaccctacagtgtacacaggaATAGTCAACCACTATATGTAGCTATAcacctacagtgtacacaggaATAGTCAACCACTATATGTAGCTaccctacagtgtacacaggaATAGTCAACCACTATATGTAGCTaccctacagtgtacacaggaATAGTCAACCACTATATGTAGCTaccctacagtgtacacaggaATAGTCAACCACTATATGTAGCTAcacctacagtgtacacaggaATAGTCAACCACTATATGTAGCTaccctacagtgtacacaggaATAGTCAACCACTATATGTAGCTaccctacagtgtacacaggaATAGTCAACCACTATATGTAGCTaccctacagtgtacacaggaATAGTCAACCACTATATGTAGCTAcacctacagtgtacacaggaATAGTCAACTATTAGCTaccctacagtgtacacaatggGAATAGTCAACCCCCATTAGCTAAAGTCTCTATTTGGGTTGAGTTGCCcagaagttatgtggtcaattacgGCTTTATGTGGAGTACTGATACCAGGAACTTCTATGGAAAATGcaaacttttagctggttgaagCTTATCAGCTCTAAAGCAtaatatagatagaagcgctttttaacaaggaatccaatggtatatgaaactttgaatttcagtgaagtacatgtataacaattaAAGTTGTGACAATTACTATCAACCTCAACACAGATGGACTTtacctacagtgtacacagtgggaccacactgtgCACTAGTCTAGAGTAAAATGTTCGTTCAAGTGAGGGAAAAGGGGAAAAGGGTTGTACGGTTGAACATGTATTAAAGCTATACAATGTAACGTACGCCATGCTCTCCTGGTCCAGTGCACAAGCACCCACAGCATTGGTGGTGTTGATGAGGAGTGGTTGATTAGTGCCTGTGAGTAGCTGAACGAGAGGGGCTACCCCACCAACCTTGCGTATGACCACTCTACTGTCAGCATATCGAGAAGCACACTCTCCCAGAGCACCCACCACATTCACCAGGACCTGCATCAGGaggataataatattattcattgCTGTAGCTAGATAGTAAACACAGTTATTAGGTTTCAGTTTCATTGTAGTACCTCTTCAGGTTGATTGCCCAACAGTGATACCAGTTGCTCAactgctagcctcgattccaggctgattaaaatacgtattagtaaaaccagtaggttttacataggattggcagtaggtttgcccgtgtttagcaatatttcaattattttgactcatgttcaaactgttctatctctgcagggaaaggccacatcaaggaactggctgaacagatagtttatttagccttttctctctttgtatctctcatttcataatccatgaacattttaatgaatgaatattgtcattttaaaaattgcactatttcgaagtttcaccgctctttgtctgactgactaagtaagtaagtaagtaagtttcttgcccagcatttgctccaagtacagccatctccaggacattctgcacagggtttccaaacgactacaacctggattacaaagcgcttcttcagatttgcgattgcttccacgaggcagatgacctctcagtctctatttctcttacctagacaattccgccatctttaatgactcagcaatttgCGTTGGGGCAAttgataggcgtggctaataaccgtgcgcctaaaatcagcagtgcttttccaattccagagcctgag encodes the following:
- the LOC135337197 gene encoding outer dynein arm-docking complex subunit 2-like encodes the protein MAELSSLESRLAVEQLVSLLGNQPEEVLVNVVGALGECASRYADSRVVIRKVGGVAPLVQLLTGTNQPLLINTTNAVGACALDQESMAVIDKQDGVRLLWSLLKSPNDDVQACAAWAICPCIENAKDAGELVRSFVGGLELIVGLLKSPDHEALASVCAAIAKIAKNEENLGVITDHGVVPLLAKLTHTTDDHLRRHLADAMARCCTWRNNRVAFGEAEAVAPLVSYLKSPDLDVHRSTACALHQLSKDPDNCITMHEAAVVKCLLPMVGSTDFVLQEAAAGCISNIRHLALANEKEKFM